The following are encoded in a window of Cuculus canorus isolate bCucCan1 chromosome 39, bCucCan1.pri, whole genome shotgun sequence genomic DNA:
- the MRPL52 gene encoding 39S ribosomal protein L52, mitochondrial — MAARKALRIAELQARALRPTPPRAQRLGQWREEQGFAPSPSGFGPLRDRPDWSFVDGRPAPLWKGQWRRLRENREMARRALKLSAALEAAAAGGRSQYGPV, encoded by the exons ATGGCGGCGCGGAAGGCGCTGAGGATCg ctgagctgcaggcCCGAGCCCTGCGCCCCACACCCCCCCGCGCACAGCGCCTCGGACAGTGGCGAGAGGA GCAGGGGTTTGCTCCGAGTCCGTCCGGGTTTGGGCCTCTGCGCGACCGCCCCGACTGGAGCTTCGTGG ACGGACGCCCGGCGCCGCTCTGGAAGGGGCAATGGCGGCGCCTGCGCGAGAACCGGGAGATGGCG CGTCGGGCGCTGAAGCTCAGCGCCGCTCTGGAGGCGGCGGCCGCCGGGGGGcgctcccagtatggaccagtatag
- the OXA1L gene encoding mitochondrial inner membrane protein OXA1L has protein sequence MMAAVAAAAPRLRPLLRALRAQALRGPLWDRRPLLALSPAPRGLGTASAQVDSPSLAAAVGQIAPSVGQNPLLMGQNPLPTEPTSSSMGQNPSSVGQSSSLDQNVGQNPSSLEQNLPLVGQNPPPGGQDPLSMGQDPLAVGLEAEVRLEELGLGAFTPVGLIQNFLQFLHLDVGLPWWGAIAVGTLGARLALLPLLLRGQREAARLATHLPHIQQLSQRLAEARRGADQFQVARAYSELAAYQKRHDVNPLRGFIVPLVQTPLFLSFFLALRAMATTPLPGLQTGGVAWFPDLTAPDPFYALPLLVTASTWVVLELGAETGVSSPGSGAMRQVLRVLPILFLPFILHFPTAIFTYWLTSNAFSLAQTGLLRVPALRCRLGVPRPTATHGRPTAKPKGLLARIKHEWGEAQALQRGEEREWQRRHHLDLAAKGPLRQTFSRPPAPPPRPKPPERPWKDTLG, from the exons ATGatggcggcggtggcggcggcggctccgcggcTCCGCCCGCTGCTCCGGGCCCTGCGGGCTCAG GCGCTACGGGGGCCCCTCTGGGACCGGAGACCCCTCCTGGCGCTGAGCCCCGCGCCCCGGGGCCTCGGCACGGCCAGTGCGCAG GTAGACTCCCCCTCTCTCGCGGCCGCCGTGGGGCAGATTGCCCCTTCTGTGGGGCAGAACCCCTTACTTATGGGGCAGAACCCGCTACCTACAGAGCCCACCTCAtcatctatggggcagaacccgtcatctgtggggcagagctcaTCTCTAGACCAGAACGTGGGGCAGAATCCATCGTCTTTAGAGCAGAATCTTCCACTTGTGGGGCAGAACCCCCCGCCTGGAGGCCAGGACCCCCTTTCTATGGGTCAGGACCCCCTCGCCGTGGGGCTGGAGGCCGAGGTGCGCCTGGAGGAATTGGGGCTGGGGGCGTTCACCCCCGTGGGGCTCATCCAGAACTTCCTGCAGTTCCTTCACCTCGACGTGGGGCTGCCCTGGTGGGGCGCCATCGCCGTGG GGACGCTGGGGGCGCGGCTGgcgctgctgccgctgctgctccGGGGCCAGCGCGAGGCCGCCCGCCTGGCCAcccacctgccccacatccagcagctctcccagcGCCTGGCCGAGGCGCGCCGTGGGGCCGACCAGTTCCAGG TCGCCCGCGCCTACTCCGAGCTCGCCGCTTACCAGAAGCGCCACGACGTCAACCCCCTGCGCGGCTTCATCGTCCCCCTCGTCCAG ACCCCTCTTTTCCTCTCGTTCTTCCTGGCGCTGCGGGCGATGGCGACGACGCCGCTGCCGGGGCTGCAGACGGGGGGCGTCGCGTGGTTCCCCGATCTCACGGCCCCCGACCCCTTCTACGCTCTCCCCCTCCTCGTCACCGCCTCCACGTGGGTCGTCCTCGAG CTCGGGGCGGAGACGGGCGTGTCGAGCCCGGGGTCGGGCGCGATGCGTCAGGTGCTGCGGGTGCTGcccatcctcttcctccccttcatCCTCCACTTCCCCACG GCCATCTTCACGTATTGGCTGACGTCGAACGCCTTCAGCCTGGCCCAAACGGGGCTCCTCCGCGTCCCCGCGCTGCGCTGCCGCCTCGGCGTCCCCCGACCCACGGCGACCCACGGCCGCCCCACGGCGAAGCCCAAGGGGCTGCTGGCGCGCATCAAGCACG AGTGGGGAGAAGCGCAGGCGCTGCAGCGCGGGGAGGAGCGAGAGTGGCAGCGGCGACACCACCTCGACCTGGCGGCCAAAG GGCCTCTCCGCCAGACCTTCTCCcgcccccccgcaccccccccGCGCCCCAAACCCCCCGAACGGCCCTGGAAGGACACTCTGGGCTGA